A genomic region of Ictidomys tridecemlineatus isolate mIctTri1 chromosome 10, mIctTri1.hap1, whole genome shotgun sequence contains the following coding sequences:
- the Slc30a1 gene encoding proton-coupled zinc antiporter SLC30A1, which produces MGCWGQNRGRLLCMLMLTFMFMVLEVVVSRVTSSLAMLSDSFHMLSDVLALVVALVAERFARRTHATQKNTFGWIRAEVMGALVNAIFLTGLCFAILLEAIERFIEPHEMQQPLVVLGVGVAGLLVNVLGLCLFHHHSGFSQDSGHSHSHGGHGHSHGLPKGVRVKSNRTGDNDVSVAPGEPGPDQEETNTLVANTSNSNGLKLDSADPEKSRSDDAVEVQVNGNLIREPDDMNLEEEDDRAGQLNMRGVFLHVLGDALGSVIVVVNALLFFFSWKGCSEGDFCVNPCFPDPCKAYVDIINSTHASVHEAGPCWVLYLDPTLCIVMVCILLYTTYPLLKESALILLQTVPKQIDIRHLLKELQDVEGVEEVHELHVWQLAGSRIIATAHIKCEDPASYMQVAKTIKSVFHNHGIHATTIQPEFASVGSNASVVPCELACRTQCALKQCCGTRPPAHPGKDAEKGPAVSISCLELSDNLEKKPRRTKVENIPAVVIEIKKVPNKQPESSL; this is translated from the exons ATGGGGTGCTGGGGTCAGAACCGGGGCCGGCTGCTGTGCATGCTGATGCTGACCTTCATGTTCATGGTGCTGGAGGTGGTGGTCAGCCGGGTGACCTCGTCGCTGGCGATGCTCTCCGACTCCTTCCACATGTTGTCGGACGTGCTGGCGCTCGTGGTGGCGCTGGTGGCCGAGCGCTTCGCCCGGCGGACCCACGCCACCCAGAAGAACACGTTCGGCTGGATCCGGGCCGAGGTGATGGGGGCTCTGGTGAACGCCATCTTCCTGACCGGCCTCTGCTTCGCCATCCTGCTGGAAGCCATCGAGCGCTTCATCGAGCCGCACGAGATGCAGCAGCCGCTGGTGGTCCTCGGAGTCGGCGTGGCCGGGCTGCTGGTCAACGTGCTGGGGCTCTGTCTCTTCCACCATCACAGCGGCTTCAGCCAGGACTCCGGTCACAGCCACTCGCACGGGGGGCACGGCCACAGCCACGGCCTCCCCAAAGGGGTCCGCGTCAAGAGCAACCGCACCGGGGACAACGATGTCAGCGTGGCCCCGGGCGAGCCCGGGCCAGACCAGGAGGAGACCAACACCCTGGTGGCCAATACCAGCAACTCCAACGGGCTGAAACTGGACTCTGCAG atccGGAAAAATCCAGAAGTGATGATGCAGTGGAAGTACAAGTGAATGGGAATCTTATCAGAGAACCTGAtgatatgaatttggaagaagaaGATGATAGGGCCGGACAACTTAACATGCGTGGAGTTTTTCTGCATGTCCTTGGAGATGCCTTGGGTTCAGTGATTGTAGTAGTAAATgccttgctctttttcttttcttggaaagGTTGTTCTGAAGGGGATTTTTGTGTGAACCCATGTTTCCCTGATCCCTGCAAAGCTTATGTAGACATAATTAATAGTACTCATGCATCAGTTCATGAGGCTGGTCCTTGCTGGGTACTATATTTAGATCCAACTCTTTGTATTGTAATGGTTTGTATACTTCTTTACACAACTTACCCATTACTTAAGGAATCTGCTCTTATTCTTCTACAAACTGTTCCTAAACAAATTGATATCAGACATTTGTTAAAAGAACTTCAAGATGTTGAAGGAGTTGAGGAAGTTCACGAATTACATGTTTGGCAACTTGCTGGAAGCAGAATCATTGCCACTGCTCACATAAAATGCGAAGACCCAGCATCATACATGCAGGTGGCTAAAACCATTAAAAGCGTTTTTCATAATCACGGAATTCATGCTACTACCATTCAGCCTGAATTTGCTAGTGTAGGCTCTAATGCAAGTGTAGTCCCTTGTGAACTTGCCTGCAGGACTCAGTGTGCTTTGAAGCAATGTTGTGGGACACGACCACCAGCCCATCCTGGAAAGGATGCAGAAAAGGGCCCAGCAGTTAGCATTTCTTGTTTAGAACTTAGTGACAATCTAGAGAAGAAGCCCAGGAGGACTAAAGTTGAAAACATCCCTGCTGTTGTGATAGAGATTAAAAAAGTGCCAAACAAGCAACCTGAATCATCTTTGTGA